From Mycobacterium cookii:
TGTGCAGTTGTCGAAAAAATGTAACAGTGGTGGGCATGCCAGAAACTCATGCCGTCGTCAATCAGGTGCCGCTCCTCGAGGAGCACAACCCGGCCTCGTCTCCGGTCCTTATCGAGGCGCTGATCCGCGAAGGCGGCCAGTGGGGCCTGGACGAGGTGAACGCCGTCGGCGCGATCTCAGGCGCCCGGCAGACGCAGCGCTGGGGTGAGCTGGCCAACCGCAACCGGCCCACCCTGCGCACCCACGACCGGTACGGACACCGCATCGACGAGGTCGAGTTCGACCCGGCCTATCACCAGCTGATGCAGGTGGCGATCGAGCACGGCCTGCACGCCGCACCATGGGCCGACGACCGGCCGGGCGCGCACGTCGTGCGCGCCGCCAAGACCAGTGTGTGGACCGCCGAACCGGGGCACATGTGCCCGATCTCGATGACCTACGCGGTCGTCCCGGCGTTGCGGTTCAACCCCGAACTCTCCGCGATCTACGAGCCGCTGCTGACCAGTCGTGTCTACGACCCCGAATTAAGGCTCGCCACAACCAAAGTCGGAATCACCGCCGGCATGTCGATGACCGAGAAGCAGGGTGGTTCCGACGTCCGTGCCGGCACCACGCAGGCCACCCCCAACGGCGACGGCAGCTACTCGCTGACCGGTCACAAGTGGTTCACCTCGGCGCCGATGTGCGACGTGTTCCTGGTGCTCGCGCAGGCGCCAGGCGGGCTGTCCTGTTTCTTCCTGCCCCGCGTGCTGCCCGACGGCACCCGCAACCGGATGCTGCTGCAACGCCTCAAGGACAAGCTGGGCAACAACGCCAACGCGTCCAGTGAGGTCGAGTACGACGGCGCGACCGCGTGGCTGGTCGGCGAGGAGGGCCGCGGTGTCCCGACCATCATCGAGATGGTCAACCTCACCCGGCTGGACTGCACGCTGGGCAGCGCCACCAGCATGCGCACCGGGCTGACTCAGGCGGTTCATCACGCCCAGCACCGCAAGGCTTTTGGCGAGTATTTGATCGATCAGCCGCTGATGCGCAATGTGATCGCGGATCTCGCCGTCGAAGCCGAGGCGGCCACCATGGTTGCGATGCGAATGGCCGGCGCCACCGACAACGCCGTGCGCGGCGATGAGACCGAGACCCTGCTTCGCCGCATCGGCTTGGCCGCCAGCAAGTACTGGGTGTGCAAGCGCTCCGCGCCGCACGCCGTCGAGGCGCTGGAATGCCTGGGTGGCAACGGCTACGTTGAGGAATCCGGTATGCCGCGGCTGTACCGCGAGGCGCCGCTGATGGGCATCTGGGAAGGCTCCGGCAATGTCAGCGCGCTGGATACGCTGCGCGCCATGGCAACTCGGCCGGAGTCTGTCGAGGTGCTGTTCGACGAGTTGGCCAAGAGCACCGGTCAGGATGCCCGGCTGGACAGCCACGTCACCAAACTCCGCACGCAGCTCGGTGAGCTGGAGACCATTCAGTATCGGGCCCGCAAGGTCGCCGAAGACATCTGCCTGGCGCTGCAGGGCTCGCTGCTGGTCCGGCACGGCCACCCGGCGGTCGCCGAAGCGTTCCTGGTCACCCGGCTCGACCGGCAATGGGGCGGGGCGTTCGGAACCATGCCCACCGGGCTGGATCTCGCGCCGATCATCGAGCGTGCTCTAGTAAAGGGATGACACGCGCCAACGACGATTCGGAGCGAAGCGACGGGGAGGAGTGGCGCCAATGACGCACGCGATCAGGCCGGTCGACTTCGACAACTTGAAGACGATGACCTATGAGGTCACCGGCCGGGTTGCGCGAATCACCTTCAACCGCCCCAAAAATGGCAACGCGATCGTCGCTGACACTCCACTGGAGCTGTCGGCGTTGGTCGAACGCGCCGACCTGGACCCCAGCGTGCACGTCATCTTGGTGTCGGGCCGCGGCGAGGGATTCTGTGCCGGTTTCGATCTGAGTGCCTACGCCGACCGCACCGGCTCGGCGGGCGGCACAGGGGCCTACAGCGGCACTGTGCTCGACGGTAAGACGCAGGGCGTCAACCACTTACCGGATCAGCCGTGGGATCCGATGATCGACTACCAGATGATGAGCCGCTTCGTGCGAGGCTTTTCCAGCCTGATGCACGCCGACAAGCCGACGGTGGTCAAGATCCACGGCTACTGCGTTGCCGGCGGCACCGATATCGCGCTGCACGCCGATCAGGTGATCGCCGCGTCCGATGCGAAGATCGGCTATCCGCCGACCCGGGTATGGGGTGTGCCGGCGGCCGGACTGTGGGCGCATCGGCTGGGCGATCAGCGCGCCAAACGCCTTCTGCTGACCGGGGATTGCATCACCGGCGCCCAAGCCGCCGAGTGGGGCCTGGCCATCGAGGCGCCGGATCCCCAAGACCTCGACGAGCGAACCGAACGCCTGGTGGAGCGCATTGCCGCGGTGCCGGTCAACCAGTTGATCATGGTCAAGCTCGCGCTCAATTCCGCTCTGCTGCAACAGGGTGTGGCCACCAGCAGGATGGTCAGCACGGTGTTCGACGGCGTGGCCCGGCACACCCCCGAAGGCCATGCGTTCGTCGCCGACGCGGTCGAGCACGGTTTCCGCGAGGCGGTCAAGCACCGCGACGAACCGTTCGGTGATCACGGCCGGCGCGCTTCTCAGGTGTGACCCCATGCCGAAATCGTTGGCACGCATGCCCGCCCGGTCGGTGGTGCTGAGCGTGCTACTCGGCGCTCATCCGGCGTGGGCGAGTGCCGCCGAGTTGATCCGGCTCACCAGCGACTTCGGCATTAAGGAAGCCACCCTGCGGGTCGCACTGACCCGAATGGTCAGCGCGGGCGACCTGGTCCGCTCCGCTGACGGCTATCGACTCTCCGACCGCCTGCTGGCCCGCCAGCGCCGACAGGACGATGCGATGCGACCGCAACTGCGCCCCTGGCACGGACTCTGGACGACGGTGATCGTGACCAGCGTCGGCACCGATGCCCGGACCCGTGCGACGCTGCGGAACACGCTGCAGCACGGCCGTTTCGGTGAGCTCCGGGAAGGGGTGTGGATGCGGCCGGACAACCTCGCCCTCGACGTGGACGCCGAGGTCCGCGATCGCGTCCGGATCGTGCAGGCCCGCGACGACGCACCCGCGGAGTTGGCCGGCCAGTTGTGGGACCTGCCGTCGTGGGCACGCACCGGCCGGCAGTTGATCGCCGACATGGCAAGCGCCACCGATGTTCCGGGCCGATTCGTGGTCGCCGCCGCCATCGTGCGGCACCTGCTGACCGACCCAGTGCTGCCGGAGGAGTTGCTGCCGGCCGACTGGCCCGGCGCCCGGCTGCGGTCGGTGTACCACGACTTCGCCACCGAACTCCTCGCGCGGCGCGACGACATCCGACTAGTGGAGGCGACATGAGCGATCCGGTACGCGTAGAGCGTCACGGCCCGGTGACAACGGTGATCCTGAACCGGCCCGAAGCACGCAATGCCGTCAACGGCCCGACCGCTGCCGCGTTGTTCGCCGCCTTCGAGGAATTCGACCGCGACGACACCGCATCGGTGGCGGTGCTGTGGGGCGATCACGGAACCTTCTGCGCCGGGGCGGATTTGAAGGCGTTCGGCACACCGGATGCCAACGCGGTGCACCGGACGGGCCCGGGGCCGATGGGGCCGACCCGAATGGTGTTGTCCAAACCGGTGATTGCCGCGGTGAGCGGCTACGCCGTCGCGGGCGGACTGGAGCTCGCGTTGTGGTGCGATCTGCGAGTGGCCGAGCAGGACGCGGTGTTCGGGGTGTTCTGCCGTCGCTGGGGCGTCCCGCTGATCGACGGCGGCACGATCCGGCTGCCGCGGCTGATCGGCCAGAGCCGCGCGATGGACATGATCCTGACCGGTCGTGCTGTCGACGCCGACGAGGCATTGGCGATCGGATTGGCCAACCGGGTGGTGCCCACCGGCCAGGCCCGCGCAGCCGCCGAGCAGCTCGCTGCCGAGCTTGCCGTGCTGCCCCAGCAGTGCTTGCGATCGGATCGGCTTTCGGCGTTGCATCAGTGGGGGAGCAGCGAATCCGAGGCGCTGGACTACGAATTCGCCAGCATCTCGCGGGTGGCCGCCGAGGCGAACGAAGGTGCGGGGCGTTTCGCGGCCGGCGCCGGCCGCCACGGCACGGCTACGTGAGCTATCCCTTGTTGATGGTGTTACCGCTGCCGAGGTTGTCGACCTTGGGATCGCCGGATTTATAGCTGATCGTGTTGTTGAACCCGACGACGTTGAGCTGCTTGTCGATCTTGTCCAGGGTGATCTTGTTGTCGGCGCCACCGATGCTGACCGTGCCGCAGGTGCCCTTGACCGTCAGCGTGTTGTTGGAGCCGCCCACGTTCAGCGATTTTCCGTCGCCGCAGTCGAGAGTGGTTGTGGTGCCTAGTGATCCGTAATTGATCGTGTTGCCGATGTCGAATTGCGCACCGCTGCTCGTCGTCGAGGGTGCCGGCGAGGACGACGCGCCCGGCGATGTCGTCGGCGCCGTGTTGTTGTTCTTCGGACCACAGCCGGCGGCCCCCAATACCACTGCCGCGGAAAGGATCAGGACGCCCGCCTTGGGCATCATGCTCACGACCCGACCCGGCTGATGCGATTGACCATGCCGAGTTCGCGACCGCGATCCCACACCACCGGATCGCCGTTCTTGTAGAAGACCGACTCGTTGTAGCCGTAGACGGTGATGTCGTTGATGACGTTGTCGGCGACGACGGTGTTGCCCGAGCCCATCATCGACACCGCCCAACAGGTTCCCAGCGCGTTGACGGTGTTCCTGGTTCCGTTGACGATCAGCGTGCCGCCGCCGCAGTCGACGGTCTGCTCGATACCTTCGCCGGTGACGTGGGTGTCGCCGTTCTTGGCGTGCCCGGCCGGCGCGCCCGCGGCGCACGCGACGGCGATCGCGCATATCACCGATGTTCGACGGAAAACTGACCGTTGCATGCCCGTGCTCCTGTCGCCGTGGCGGGTGATCTGCTCGAAAAGAGCCTACGTGCTCGGACGCCTCGGCAGACTAGAGTTCTTCGTTCCCGGGCGACCTCAACTAGAGTCCGTTGGTCTACGCAACCGAAGGGCGGCCGTCATGCCAGCTGAGCCGGAGTCATCGGCTGGACGAGGGGGCGCCCCGGCGAAGTCAGCGACCCGCACGACCAGGCTGAGTCGCGAGATCATCGTCAACGCCGCGCTCACGTTCCTGGACCGGGAGGGCTGGGACGCACTGACGATCAACGCGTTGGCCACCCAACTTGGCACCAAGGGCCCGTCGCTGTACAACCACGTCGACAGCTTGGAGGACCTGCGCCGCACCGTGCGCATCCGGGTCATCGACGACATCATCACGATGCTCAACCGGGTCGGCGAGGGCCGGGCCCGTGACGACGCCGTGCTGGTCATGGCGAGTGCCTACCGCAGCTACGCCCACCACCACCCCGGCCGGTATTCGGCCTTCACCCGCATGCCGCTGGGTGTTGGCGACGACCCGGAGTACACCGCCGCCACCCGCGCTGCGGCCACACCGGTGATCGCGGTGCTGTCCTCGTATGGGCTGGACCTCGAGCAGGCTTTCTATGCGGCACTGGAATTCTGGTCGGCAATGCACGGGTTCGTGCTGCTGGAGATGACCGGCGTGATGGACGACATCGACACCGACTCCGTCTTCTCCGACATGGTGCTGCGACTGGCCGCCGGCATGGAACGCCGCAGCGAATCTGCGGCACAATAGACGCGGTGACGGCCCTCGTCGGGCGGGCTCGCCGGACCTCTACGCCGTCGCTTTGACCTGCCCGTCCAGCGGCGGGTATTGTGGAAGCTCGTGCCTGGCGGCTTAAGGCGCTTGACCTGAGGCGCGCACGCCGGGCCAATTCGCATGTCCACGACGCAACGGATTTCATCCTGCGGCGAGCGCGTGCGACACACCCGGCCGCGGGGGACCGCTAAAGGGCATAACTGCAGTACAGAGACTTGAACCACCCAGAAACGAATAGCACCACCACACACGAAGTAGGAAGCCGGTAGATGCCAACTATTCAGCAGCTGGTCCGCAAGGGTCGTCGCGACAAGGTCGCGAAGGTCAAAACCGCGGCCTTGAAGGGCAGCCCGCAGCGCCGCGGGGTCTGCACCCGCGTGTACACCACGACGCCGAAGAAGCCGAACTCGGCGCTTCGGAAGGTCGCGCGCGTCAAGCTGACCAGCCAGGTTGAAGTGACGGCGTACATCCCCGGTGAGGGGCACAACCTGCAGGAGCACTCGATGGTGCTGGTGCGTGGCGGTCGGGTGAAGGACCTGCCAGGTGTCCGCTACAAGATCATCCGCGGTTCGCTCGACACCCAGGGCGTCAAGAACCGCAAGCAGGCTCGCAGCCGTTACGGCGCCAAGAAGGAGAAGAGCTAATGCCGCGCAAGGGCCCCGCGCCGAAGCGCCCGCTGGTCAACGATCCGGTCTACGGATCGCAGCTGGTCACCCAGTTGGTGAACAAGATTCTGATGCAAGGGAAGAAATCGCTGGCCGAACGCATTGTTTATGCAGCGCTCGAACAAGCCCGCGACAAGACCGGCACCGACCCGGTGATCACGCTCAAGCGTGCTCTGGACAACGTCAAGCCGGCCCTGGAAGTGCGTAGCCGCCGCGTCGGTGGTGCCACCTATCAGGTGCCCGTCGAGGTCCGCCCGGAGCGGTCGACCACGCTGGCGCTGCGTTGGCTGGTCAGCTTCTCCCGGCAGCGTCGGGAGAAGACGATGACCGAGCGCCTGGCAAACGAGATCCTGGATGCCAGCAACGGCCTGGGAGCCTCCGTCAAGCGACGCGAGGACACCCACAAGATGGCCGAGGCAAACCGCGCCTTCGCGCACTACCGCTGGTAGACCGCCACCAGGCGGCAAGATCGGCAGAGTCGCCGGGCGTAAGACAGCGAATTAACCGAGCAATCGAAAGAGTGGGAAAACTCCCGTGGCACAGAAGGACGTGCTGACCGACCTCACGAAGGTCCGGAACATCGGCATCATGGCGCACATCGACGCCGGCAAGACGACGACGACCGAGCGCATCCTCTACTACACCGGTATCAGCTACAAGATCGGTGAGGTGCACGACGGCGCCGCCACCATGGATTGGATGGAGCAGGAGCAGGAGCGCGGAATCACCATCACCTCCGCGGCGACCACCTGCTTCTGGAACGACAACCAGATCAACATCATCGACACCCCCGGCCACGTCGACTTCACCGTCGAGGTGGAGCGCAGCCTGCGCGTGCTGGACGGTGCCGTGGCCGTGTTCGACGGCAAGGAAGGCGTCGAGCCACAGTCCGAGCAGGTCTGGCGGCAGGCCGACAAGTACGACGTCCCGCGCATCTGCTTCGTCAACAAGATGGACAAGATCGGCGCCGACTTCTACTTCTCGGTGCGCACCATGGAGGAGCGCCTCGGCGCGAACGTCATCCCGATCCAGCTGCCCGTCGGCTCCGAGGGCGACTTCGAGGGCGTCGTGGACCTGGTCGAGATGAACGCCAAGGTGTGGCGTGGCGAGACCAAGCTCGGCGAAACCTACGAGACGATCGAGATCCCGGCCGAACTGCAGGAAAAGGCCGACGAGTACCGCACCAAGCTGCTCGAGGCGGTCGCGGAGACCGACGAGGCGCTGCTGGAGAAGTACTTCGGCGGCGAGGAACTGTCGGTCGAGGAGATCAAGGGTGCGCTGCGCAAGCTCACCATCAGCTCCACCGCTTACCTGGTGCTGTGCGGCAGCGCGTTCAAGAACAAGGGCGTGCAGCCCATGCTGGACGCCGTCATCGACTACCTGCCGTCGCCGCTGGACGTGCCGCCGGCCGAAGGCCACGCGCCCGGCAAGGAAGACGAGCTGATCACGCGCAAGCCGTCGACCGACGAGCCGTTCTCGGCGCTGGCGTTCAAGGTCGCCACCCACCCGTTCTTCGGCAAGCTGACCTACGTCCGGGTGTACTCGGGCAAGGTCGACTCCGGCTCGCAGGTGATCAACTCCACCAAGGGCAAGAAGGAGCGGCTCGGCAAGCTGTTCCAGATGCACGCCAACAAGGAGAACCCGGTGGAAACGGCCTCGGCGGGCCACATCTACGCCGTGATCGGGCTGAAGGACACCACCACCGGCGACACCTTGAGCGACCCGAACCACCAGGTCGTGCTGGAGTCGATGACGTTCCCGGACCCGGTCATCGAGGTGGCCATCGAGCCGAAGACCAAGAGCGACCAGGAGAAGCTGAGCCTGTCGATCCAGAAGCTCGCCGAAGAGGACCCCACCTTCAAGGTGCACCAGGACAACGAGACCGGCCAGACCGTGATCGGCGGCATGGGCGAGTTGCACCTGGACATCCTGGTGGACCGCATGCGCCGCGAGTTCAAGGTCGAGGCCAACGTCGGCAAGCCGCAGGTCGCCTACAAGGAGACCATTAAGCGGACGGTGGACAAGGTCGAGTACACCCACAAGAAACAGACCGGCGGTTCAGGCCAGTTCGCGAAGGTGCTGATCAGCCTGGAGCCGTTCCACAGCGAGGACGGCGCTACCTACGAGTTCGAGAGCAAGGTCACCGGTGGGCGTATCCCCCGGGAGTACATCCCGTCGGTGGACGCCGGCGCCCAGGACGCGATGCAGTACGGCGTGCTGGCCGGCTACCCGCTGGTGAACCTGAAGGTCATCCTGCTCGACGGCGCCTTCCACGAGGTCGACTCGTCGGAGATGGCGTTCAAGATTGCCGGTTCCCAGGTGCTGAAAAAGGCTGCGCAGCAAGCACAGCCGGTCATCCTGGAGCCCATCATGGCTGTCGAGGTCACCACACCCGAGGACTACATGGGTGACGTGATCGGCGACTTGAACTCCCGCCGTGGCCAGATCCAGGCCATGGAAGAGCGCAGCGGTGCGCGAGTGGTCAGGGCCCATGTGCCGCTGTCGGAGATGTTCGGCTACGTCGGCGACCTGCGGTCGAAGACTCAAGGCCGGGCGAACTACTCCATGGTCTTCGACTCCTACGCCGAAGTTCCGGCGAACGTGTCGAAGGAAATCATCGCTAAGGCAACCGGCGAGTGAGCTAGCAAAGTCGGCGGAGTAATCTTGCCCGGTCACGACCGCGGCACAACTGAAATAACAACACTGCTTTAACGAGCACCAACAGTCCAGGAGGACACAAAAGTGGCGAAGGCGAAGTTCGAGCGGACGAAGCCGCACGTCAACATCGGGACCATCGGTCACGTTGACCACGGTAAGACCACGTTGACCGCGGCTATCACCAAGGTCCTGCACGACAAGTACCCCGCACTGAACGAGTCGCGTGCGTTCGACCAGATCGACAACGCACCCGAAGAGCGTCAGCGCGGTATCACCATCAACATCTCCCACGTGGAGTACCAGACCGAGAAGCGCCACTACGCGCACGTCGACGCACCTGGCCACGCGGACTACATCAAGAACATGATCACCGGTGCCGCCCAGATGGACGGCGCGATCCTGGTGGTCGCCGCGACCGACGGCCCGATGCCGCAGACTCGCGAGCACGTGCTGCTGGCCCGCCAGGTCGGCGTGCCCTACATCCTGGTCGCGCTGAACAAGGCCGACATGGTCGACGACGAGGAGCTGCTGGAGCTCGTCGAGCTCGAGGTCCGCGAACTGCTGGCCGCCCAGGAGTTCGACGAGGACGCCCCGGTCATCAAGGTGTCGGCGTTGAAGGCACTCGAGGGTGACGAGAAGTGGGTCAAGTCCGTCGAGGAGCTCATGGACGCGGTCGACGAGTCGATCCCGGACCCGGTCCGCGAGACCGACTTGCCGTTCCTGATGCCCGTCGAGGACGTGTTCACCATCACCGGTCGTGGCACCGTGGTGACCGGCCGTGTCGAGCGTGGCGTGATCAACGTCAACGAAGAGGTCGAGATCGTCGGCATCAAGCCGACCAGCGCCAAGACCACGGTCACCGGTGTGGAGATGTTCCGCAAGCTGCTCGACCAGGGCCAGGCCGGTGACAACGTCGGTCTGCTGCTGCGTGGTATCAAGCGTGAGGACGTCGAGCGCGGTCAGGTCGTCGTGAAGCCCGGCACCACCACGCCGCACACCGACTTCGAGGGCAGCGTCTACATCCTGTCCAAGGACGAGGGTGGCCGGCACACGCCGTTCTTCAACAACTACCGTCCGCAGTTTTACTTCCGCACCACCGACGTGACCGGTGTGGTGACGCTGCCGGAGGGCACCGAGATGGTGATGCCCGGTGACAACACCGAGATCTCCGTCAAGCTGATCCAGCCCGTCGCCATGGACGACGGTCTGCGGTTCGCGATCCGTGAAGGTGGCCGTACCGTCGGCGCCGGCCGAGTCACCAAGATCCTCAAGTAGTTCGATAGCAAAGCGGCGCTCATCCGAAAGGGTGGGCGCCGCTTTTGCATCTTCCTGCAGTTCGGGATATTTTCATCCGCGAAGCGATACGTTGTCCCGCGTTATCGATCTACTCCGACGGCGGGAGCAGCCATGTTAGCGCGCTATCTCAAAGCCCAGATATACGTCCTGATTTGCGGCGGTCTTGTCGGCCCGATCTTTCTCATCACCTACTTTGTCTTGCCGAATATGTTCGGCAACTTCGGATCCGGCTTCGGCTCGATGGCGCAGAGCAACATCTCGTGGATGCTGTACGTCGGTGCGCTGATCACGGTCGCCGATGTACTCGTCGCACTGTGGCTGGCCAACCGCGGCGCCCAGTCCTCGGCCAAGAGCGTACGGCTGCACCAGGTCGGTGTGCTCACGACGGCGCAGATCCAAGGCCTCGGGGAAACCGGCATGCGGATCAACGAACGCCCGGTGGTCAACCTCGATCTGCACATCACGGGCCCCGGATTCGCCTTCGATGACCGAAAGCGGGTGACGGTCGACATCTCCAAGCAAGCCATCGTGACCGCGCGCAAACTCGTTGTGCTGGTGGACCCCAACACTCACGAATACGAGATCGACTGGCAGGCAAGCGCATTGATCGCAGGGGTGGTGCCCGCGCAGTTCTCGATCGCCGAGGACAACAAGACCTACGACCTCAGCGGACAGGCCGGCCCGCTGATGGAGATCCTGCAGATCTACCGGGCCAACAATCTGCCGACCAGCGGCGCGGTCGACATCCGCAACCTCCCGGCGGTGCGCCAGCAGATCTTGGACGTGGTCCGGCGCGCGGCCGAGCAGCCCGCGGCCGCGTCGGGCGGGGTGGCGGCGCCACCGCAGCAGTCCGTTGCTCAGCGGTTGCAGGACCTGGAGGCGTTGCATACATCCGGCGCGCTGAGCGACGCGGAATACGCGAGCAAAAGGGCGCAGATCATCGCCGACATCTGACCGATTAGAACACGTTTCAGTTCCGCTGCTAGCCTGATCGGCAGTCGGCGGAAGGGACTGGTGTGTCGGGATCTTTGCAGGGCCGGGTGGCGTTCATCACCGGGGCCGCGCGCGGCCAGGGGCGGGCGCACGCCGCACGGTTGGCACGCGAGGGCGCGGACATCATCGCACTGGACATCTGCGGGCCGGTGTCCGACAGCATCAGCTATGCCGCGGCCACCCCGGAAGATCTCGCCGAGACCGTTCGGGCGGTGGAAGCCGAGGGCCGAAAGGCGTTGGCCCGCGCGGTCGACATTCGCGACGACGCTGCGGTGCGCCAGTTGGTGGCCGACGGTGTCGAACAATTCGGCCGCCTCGACATCCTGATCGCCAACGCGGGCGTGCTCAGCTGGGGGCGGATCTGGGAGCTCACCGACGAGCAATGGGACGCCGTCGTCGGGGTCAACTTGACCGGCACCTTCCACACCTTGCGCGCGGCGATACCCGCGATGATCGACGCCGGCAACGGCGGCTCCATAGTCGTGGTCAGTTCGTCGGCCGGGCTGAAGGCCACACCGGGCAACGGGCACTACTCGGCCACCAAGCACGGGCTGGTCGCGCTGACCAACTCGTTGGCGATCGAGCTGAGCGAGTTCGGCATCCGGGTCAACTCCATCCACCCCTATTCGGTCGACACGCCCATGATCGAGCCGGAACTGATGATGCAGATATTCGGCCAGCATCCGCACTTCGTCCACAGCTTTGGCCCAATGCTGCTGCAGCCCAACGGATTCATGGCTGCCAGCGAAGTGTCCGACGTGGTGGCGTGGCTCGCAGGCGACGGTTCGGGCACGCTGACCGGCGCGCAGATCCCGGTCGACAAGGGTGTGCTGAAGTACTAGCGGGCCATCTCGGCCAGTGTCTCAACGAATCGGTCTACGGCCCAATCGATCTCGGTGGCCTTGATCACCAGCGGGGGAGCGATCCGCACCGTCGATCCGTGCGTGTCCTTGACCAGCACGCCGCGCTCGGCGAGTCGCAGGCTGAGCTGTTTGCCGCTGCCGAGCTCCGGGTCGATGTCGACGCCGGCCCATAATCCGCGTCCGCGTACCGCGAGTACACCCTGGCCGATCAACGCCCGCAGCCGCCACTGCAGGCGTGCTCCCAATCGCGTTGCCCGGCTCTGGAATTCGCCACGAGCCAGCATCGACACCACGGTGCTGCCGATCGCCGCGGCAAACGGGTTGCCGCCGAATGTCGAGCCGTGCTCGCCGGGGTGTAGCACTCCGAGGATGTCGCGATCGGCCACCACGGCGGACAGCGGCACGACGCCGCCGCCCAGTGCCTTGCCCAGCAGATACATGTCGGGCACCACGTTCCAGTGATCGCAGGCGAAGGTTCGGCCGGTGCGGGCCAGGCCCGACTGGATCTCGTCGGCGATCATCAGCACATTGCGGGCGGTGCAGAATTCGCGCACGGCCGGCAGATAGTCGTCCGGTGGCACGATCACACCGGCCTCGCCCTGGATCGGCTCGAGCAACACCGCGACGGTGTGCTCGTCGATGGCGTCGGCCAGCGCCTGGGCGTCGCCGAACGGCACCGAACGGAAGCCGGGCGTGAACGGGCCGAAACCGCCACGCGCGGTCTCGTCGGAAGAAAAGCTGACAATGCTGATGGTCCGACCGTGAAAGTTGTTGTCGGCGACCACGATATTGGCCTGGCCCGGGGGAACGCCCTTGACATCGGTGCCCCATTTGCGCGCGACCTTGATCGCGCTCTCGACCGCCTCGGCGCCGCTGTTCATCGGCAGCACCATGTCCTTGTCGCAGAGCGTCGCCAGCGCCGCGCAGAACCGGCCGAGCGGCTCGGCGTGGAAAGCCCGGCTCACGAGCGTGAGCGCGTCCAGCTGGGCGTGCGCGGTCGCGGTGATCTCGGGATTGCGGTGCCCGAAGTTCACCGCTGAGTACGCGGCCAGGCAGTCCAGGTAGCGGCGCCCTTCGACGTCGACGATCCAGGCCCCTTCGGCGCTGGCCGCCACCACCGGCAGCGGCGAGTAGTTGTGCGCCGTGTACAGCTCGTCGCGGGCGATCGCCGAGGCGGTCAATTCCCCGTGTCCCGCGGCCACAATGTCGGCAGTAGTGATCATCGGCGCCGCTCCTTCTCATCGTGAATCACGAATACACCTCGAGCGTGCAGCATTTCACCGACCCGCCGCCCTTGAGCAGCTCGGACAGGTCGACTCCGATCGGTTCGAAACCGGCGTCGGATAATTGTTCGGCGAAACCGACGGCGGCGGCCGGATGCACCACGTGCAGGCCGTCCGACACGGAGTTTAGCCCGAATACGTAGGCATCGGCGCTGTCCACCAAAAT
This genomic window contains:
- the rocD gene encoding ornithine--oxo-acid transaminase; protein product: MITTADIVAAGHGELTASAIARDELYTAHNYSPLPVVAASAEGAWIVDVEGRRYLDCLAAYSAVNFGHRNPEITATAHAQLDALTLVSRAFHAEPLGRFCAALATLCDKDMVLPMNSGAEAVESAIKVARKWGTDVKGVPPGQANIVVADNNFHGRTISIVSFSSDETARGGFGPFTPGFRSVPFGDAQALADAIDEHTVAVLLEPIQGEAGVIVPPDDYLPAVREFCTARNVLMIADEIQSGLARTGRTFACDHWNVVPDMYLLGKALGGGVVPLSAVVADRDILGVLHPGEHGSTFGGNPFAAAIGSTVVSMLARGEFQSRATRLGARLQWRLRALIGQGVLAVRGRGLWAGVDIDPELGSGKQLSLRLAERGVLVKDTHGSTVRIAPPLVIKATEIDWAVDRFVETLAEMAR